One window from the genome of Longimicrobiaceae bacterium encodes:
- a CDS encoding Uma2 family endonuclease, producing the protein MTPTTTEYPPLTPHEYLVRERRAEYRSEYVGGEARAMSGASRAHGRIVFKLATALGNQLGGRPCEAYVADMRVRVPSTGAYLYPDLVVACGEPAFEDGELDTLVNPSVIVEVLSPSTERFDRGAKWDLYRRNPSLQQYVLLRQDARRAEWYVRQPGGLWLFEMAEGPGAALPLESIGCALALDEVYEGVLP; encoded by the coding sequence GTGACGCCCACCACCACCGAGTATCCGCCGCTCACGCCCCACGAGTACCTGGTCCGCGAGCGGCGGGCGGAGTACCGCAGCGAGTACGTGGGCGGCGAGGCGCGCGCCATGAGCGGCGCCAGCCGCGCGCACGGGCGTATCGTCTTCAAGCTCGCGACCGCGCTGGGAAACCAGCTGGGCGGGCGGCCGTGCGAGGCGTACGTGGCCGACATGCGCGTGCGGGTGCCGTCCACCGGCGCGTACCTCTACCCGGACCTGGTGGTCGCGTGTGGCGAGCCCGCCTTCGAAGACGGCGAGCTCGACACGCTGGTGAACCCCTCGGTGATCGTGGAGGTGCTCTCTCCCTCCACCGAGCGGTTCGACCGGGGCGCCAAGTGGGACCTGTACCGGCGGAATCCGTCGCTGCAGCAGTACGTGCTGCTGCGGCAGGACGCGCGGCGGGCGGAGTGGTACGTGCGCCAGCCCGGCGGGCTGTGGCTGTTCGAGATGGCGGAGGGACCCGGCGCCGCGCTGCCCCTGGAGAGCATCGGGTGCGCGCTGGCGCTGGACGAGGTTTACGAGGGCGTGCTCCCCTGA
- the lipA gene encoding lipoyl synthase: MSGSITPPAAPYGYAPAGKDNGVVKSKGKPTLHLAEGQAGIPARARKPEWLKVRAPGGANYLRLQKMMREQGLHTVCEEAHCPNIGECWESGTATFMILGDVCTRACKYCAVAHGMPSELDWDEPRRVADSVVAMGLEHAVITSVNRDELADGGAGIYAAVIRQIHERVPGCSVEVLIPDFRGREHALAAVVEAKPEILAHNIDTVERLVRAVRPGARYWRSISLLGAVKKLDPSMLTKSAIILGMGETEDEIFQSMRDLREAAVDILTLGQYLRPSEHHIPLDRWVIPDEFRQWKEIGERELGFRHVEAGPLVRSSYHAREQAREVEAGGPGRITEIVEADLDDAVRIDAAEAAARLAPSPAAPQLIQIGSF; the protein is encoded by the coding sequence ATGAGCGGTTCCATCACACCCCCCGCCGCGCCGTACGGCTACGCGCCGGCCGGCAAGGACAACGGGGTGGTCAAGAGCAAGGGCAAGCCCACCCTGCACCTCGCCGAGGGGCAGGCGGGCATTCCCGCGCGCGCGCGCAAGCCCGAGTGGCTGAAGGTGCGCGCGCCCGGCGGGGCGAACTACCTGCGCCTCCAGAAGATGATGCGCGAGCAGGGGCTGCACACCGTGTGCGAGGAGGCCCACTGCCCCAACATCGGCGAGTGCTGGGAGAGCGGCACCGCCACCTTCATGATCCTGGGCGACGTGTGCACCCGCGCGTGCAAGTACTGCGCGGTGGCCCACGGCATGCCCAGCGAGCTGGACTGGGACGAGCCTCGCCGCGTGGCCGACAGCGTGGTGGCCATGGGCCTGGAGCACGCGGTGATCACCTCGGTGAACCGCGACGAGCTGGCCGATGGCGGCGCCGGCATCTACGCAGCGGTCATCCGCCAGATCCACGAGCGCGTGCCCGGCTGCTCGGTCGAGGTGCTGATCCCCGACTTCCGCGGCCGCGAGCACGCCCTCGCCGCCGTCGTCGAGGCCAAGCCCGAGATCCTTGCGCACAACATCGACACCGTGGAGCGGCTGGTGCGCGCCGTGCGTCCGGGCGCGCGCTACTGGCGCTCCATCTCGCTGCTGGGCGCGGTGAAGAAGCTCGACCCGTCCATGCTCACCAAGAGCGCCATCATCCTGGGGATGGGCGAGACGGAGGACGAGATATTCCAGTCGATGCGCGACCTGCGCGAGGCGGCGGTCGACATCCTCACGCTGGGGCAGTACCTGCGCCCTTCCGAGCACCACATCCCCCTGGACCGCTGGGTCATCCCCGACGAGTTCCGGCAGTGGAAGGAGATCGGCGAGCGGGAGCTGGGCTTCCGGCACGTGGAGGCGGGCCCGCTGGTGCGCTCGTCTTACCACGCCCGCGAGCAGGCGCGCGAGGTGGAGGCCGGCGGCCCCGGCCGGATCACCGAGATCGTGGAGGCCGACCTGGACGACGCCGTGCGCATCGACGCCGCCGAGGCGGCGGCACGGCTCGCGCCCTCGCCGGCCGCACCGCAGCTGATCCAGATCGGAAGCTTCTGA
- a CDS encoding acyl-CoA dehydrogenase family protein, which produces MSFTQAPPELGNQYDEDRTLRSYLARVLGADVLREVEPSLREMGRLSGGPLYRMQLADRLNEPTLTQWSAWGERIDHIELTPLWREAERIAAEHGVVATAYERAHGSLSRVNQFALAYLFTPSTDIYSCPLAMTDGAARTLLDSGNRELAGRAVPHLTSRDPATFWTSGQWMTETAGGSDVSGTETVARRTADGGWTLHGRKWFTSAATSQMALTLARPEGNPAGGKGLALFYLETRGDDGRLRGITIDRLKDKLGTRKLPTAELTLDGVPAHLVGAASDGVRSIAPMLNVTRTWNAVSAVALMRRGIALARDYAARRRAFGQRLDALPLHLETLAGLEAELAGAFHLTFRLAELIGQREGGELDDAGERLLRALTPIAKLTTARQAVAVASEVVESFGGAGYVEDTGIPALLRDSQVLTIWEGTTNVLSLDALRVLGDAATADALRTEAARCAAEVRDEILLRNVHLALRAIDRALGWREQAERDADADHRAALLAAGARRFALTLGRALELALLCRHAQWSLDAEGDRMAASAAWRLAVNGIDQIVDPGHEHLSHALATDMIPR; this is translated from the coding sequence ATGTCGTTCACGCAAGCGCCGCCCGAGCTGGGCAACCAGTACGACGAGGACCGCACGCTGCGGTCGTACCTCGCGCGCGTGCTGGGGGCGGACGTGCTGCGCGAGGTGGAGCCGTCGCTTCGGGAGATGGGGCGGCTGTCCGGCGGGCCGCTGTACCGCATGCAGCTCGCGGACAGGCTGAACGAGCCCACGCTCACGCAGTGGAGCGCGTGGGGCGAGCGGATCGACCACATCGAGCTGACGCCGCTGTGGCGCGAGGCCGAACGCATCGCGGCGGAGCACGGCGTGGTCGCCACCGCGTACGAGCGCGCGCACGGCAGCCTGTCGCGCGTGAACCAGTTCGCGCTGGCGTACCTCTTCACGCCATCGACCGACATCTACTCGTGCCCGCTGGCGATGACCGACGGCGCCGCGCGCACGCTGCTCGACTCCGGCAACCGCGAGCTGGCCGGCCGCGCCGTGCCGCACCTGACCAGCCGCGACCCGGCGACGTTCTGGACCAGCGGCCAGTGGATGACGGAGACGGCGGGCGGCTCCGACGTGAGCGGCACGGAAACCGTGGCGCGCCGCACGGCCGACGGAGGATGGACGCTGCACGGGCGCAAGTGGTTCACCTCCGCCGCCACGTCGCAGATGGCGCTCACCCTCGCGCGGCCAGAGGGCAACCCCGCGGGTGGCAAGGGCCTGGCGCTTTTCTACCTGGAGACGCGGGGCGATGATGGGCGGCTGCGCGGCATCACCATAGACCGGCTGAAGGACAAGCTGGGGACGCGGAAGCTTCCCACGGCGGAGCTGACGCTGGATGGGGTGCCCGCGCATCTGGTCGGCGCCGCGTCGGACGGCGTGCGCTCCATCGCCCCGATGCTGAACGTGACGCGGACGTGGAACGCCGTGAGCGCCGTCGCGCTCATGCGCCGCGGGATCGCCCTGGCCCGCGACTACGCGGCGCGGCGGCGAGCGTTCGGTCAGCGGCTGGACGCGCTGCCGCTGCACCTGGAGACGCTGGCCGGCCTCGAGGCCGAGCTCGCGGGTGCCTTTCACCTCACCTTCCGCCTCGCCGAGCTGATCGGGCAGCGCGAGGGCGGCGAGCTGGACGACGCGGGCGAGCGCCTGCTGCGCGCGCTCACGCCCATCGCCAAGCTCACCACCGCGCGCCAGGCCGTCGCCGTCGCATCGGAGGTGGTCGAATCGTTCGGCGGGGCGGGGTACGTGGAGGACACGGGCATCCCCGCGCTGCTGCGCGACAGCCAGGTGCTCACCATCTGGGAAGGCACCACCAACGTCCTCTCCCTCGACGCCCTGCGCGTCCTTGGCGACGCTGCCACGGCCGACGCCCTCCGCACCGAAGCCGCCCGCTGCGCCGCCGAGGTGCGCGACGAGATCCTGCTGCGTAACGTCCATCTCGCCCTCCGCGCGATCGACCGGGCGCTCGGCTGGCGCGAGCAGGCGGAGCGCGACGCGGACGCGGACCACCGCGCGGCGCTGCTGGCCGCAGGCGCGCGCCGCTTCGCGCTGACGCTGGGGCGTGCGCTGGAGCTGGCGCTGCTCTGCCGCCACGCGCAGTGGTCTCTGGACGCGGAGGGCGACCGCATGGCCGCCTCCGCCGCGTGGCGCCTGGCCGTCAACGGCATCGACCAGATCGTCGACCCCGGCCACGAGCACCTCTCCCACGCCCTCGCGACGGACATGATCCCGCGGTGA
- a CDS encoding SDR family oxidoreductase, giving the protein MERWEYAGRWALVTGASAGIGEAFARELARRGMHVAVSARREDRLRALEDELARAYHVQTVVVPADLAQPGAPSALWASASDDGRRIDLLINNAGFGLRGRFDELSADRQAEMVRLNCMAPMELMHAALREMRSRRSGAVVNVASIAGYQPIPYMAAYAASKAFVLALSEAVAEESRDDGVRIVAVSPGPVATEFQQVAGTSVSEKTLGIRTPQQVVDAALLALERGTASVVPGLINGIAAAAVRVAPRSLVLRAAKKVMKSFR; this is encoded by the coding sequence ATGGAGAGATGGGAGTACGCCGGCCGCTGGGCGCTGGTCACCGGCGCGTCCGCCGGCATCGGCGAGGCGTTCGCGCGCGAGCTGGCGCGGCGGGGGATGCACGTGGCCGTGAGCGCGCGGCGCGAGGACCGGCTGCGCGCGCTGGAGGACGAGCTTGCCCGTGCGTACCACGTGCAAACGGTGGTGGTTCCCGCGGATCTCGCGCAGCCCGGAGCGCCATCCGCCTTGTGGGCCTCCGCTTCGGATGATGGACGTCGGATCGATCTGCTGATCAACAACGCCGGGTTCGGCCTCCGCGGGCGTTTCGACGAACTGTCCGCCGATAGGCAGGCGGAGATGGTGCGGCTCAACTGCATGGCGCCCATGGAGCTGATGCACGCGGCGCTGCGGGAGATGCGGAGCCGGCGGTCCGGCGCCGTCGTCAACGTCGCCTCCATCGCGGGCTACCAGCCGATCCCGTACATGGCCGCGTACGCCGCGAGCAAGGCGTTCGTCCTCGCCCTCTCCGAAGCCGTGGCGGAGGAGAGCCGCGACGACGGCGTCCGCATCGTCGCCGTGTCCCCCGGCCCCGTCGCGACGGAGTTCCAGCAGGTCGCCGGCACGTCGGTCAGCGAGAAGACGCTGGGCATCCGCACGCCGCAGCAGGTGGTGGATGCCGCGCTGCTCGCCCTCGAACGCGGCACGGCGAGCGTCGTTCCCGGCCTCATCAACGGCATCGCCGCCGCCGCGGTCCGCGTCGCCCCCCGCTCCCTCGTCCTCCGCGCCGCCAAGAAGGTGATGAAGTCGTTCAGGTGA
- a CDS encoding metallophosphoesterase has translation MKPKLLASALLSLLATAPAAGGQQTFPRARAPLYAWVQLAADDHWLVRAVYPATTPVCPAPTRVRAMPDAAFPVLVCEARLPRTTAAVTVAGRRFARPRRDPGTIAIVGDTGCRVKQTQVQECDEAAAWPFARVADRIAVTGPGLVVHVGDYYYREACPEDAPGCAGGGPTGDTWASWEADFFRPAASLLRVAPWAFARGNHENCDRGGEGWFRLLDPAERPSYAGAACSTFTPAYAIHLAGLDLLMLDSGCAPAGAWCLPNDSVRLAGYTREVESLKRLAGSTPAWLVTHTPLWAVSNPGGDSTGTASLQAAVRTVGLPASVRMVLSGHVHLFQSLGFAGARPPQIVAGNGGTALDVPAAPPARGRPMDGVPLEAYSWSDAFGYSTARRVPGGWTVTMHPVEGGTPLTCRIVAMRSTCTTP, from the coding sequence TTGAAGCCCAAGCTCCTCGCGTCCGCCCTCCTCTCGCTGCTCGCCACCGCACCCGCGGCCGGCGGGCAGCAGACGTTTCCGCGCGCGCGGGCGCCGCTGTACGCCTGGGTCCAGCTCGCCGCGGACGACCACTGGCTGGTGCGCGCCGTCTACCCCGCCACCACGCCGGTCTGCCCGGCGCCGACGCGCGTCCGCGCCATGCCCGACGCCGCGTTCCCCGTCCTGGTCTGCGAGGCGCGCCTGCCACGCACGACCGCGGCGGTCACCGTGGCCGGCCGCCGCTTCGCACGCCCGCGGCGCGACCCCGGCACCATCGCCATCGTGGGCGACACGGGCTGCCGCGTGAAGCAGACGCAGGTGCAGGAGTGCGACGAGGCCGCCGCGTGGCCGTTCGCGCGCGTGGCGGACCGGATCGCGGTGACCGGGCCTGGCCTCGTCGTCCACGTGGGCGACTACTACTACCGCGAGGCGTGCCCGGAAGACGCACCGGGCTGCGCGGGCGGCGGGCCCACGGGCGACACGTGGGCGAGCTGGGAGGCGGACTTCTTCCGACCCGCGGCAAGCCTGCTGCGCGTGGCACCGTGGGCCTTCGCGCGCGGCAACCACGAGAACTGCGACCGCGGCGGCGAGGGGTGGTTCCGCCTGCTCGACCCGGCGGAGCGCCCGTCGTACGCCGGGGCGGCGTGCTCCACCTTCACGCCCGCGTACGCCATCCACCTGGCCGGCCTGGACCTGCTGATGCTGGACAGCGGCTGCGCGCCCGCCGGCGCCTGGTGCCTGCCGAACGACTCCGTGCGCCTCGCCGGCTACACGCGCGAGGTGGAATCGCTGAAGCGCCTCGCCGGCAGCACGCCCGCCTGGCTGGTGACGCACACGCCGTTGTGGGCCGTCTCCAACCCCGGCGGCGACTCCACCGGCACCGCGTCGCTCCAGGCCGCAGTCCGCACCGTCGGCCTCCCCGCGTCCGTGCGGATGGTGCTGAGCGGCCACGTGCACCTCTTCCAGTCGCTCGGCTTCGCGGGCGCTCGGCCGCCGCAGATCGTCGCGGGCAACGGCGGTACCGCGCTGGACGTCCCCGCGGCGCCTCCCGCGAGGGGACGGCCGATGGACGGCGTGCCGCTCGAAGCCTACTCGTGGTCGGATGCGTTCGGGTACAGCACGGCGCGGCGGGTTCCCGGCGGCTGGACCGTCACCATGCACCCGGTAGAAGGCGGCACCCCGCTCACCTGCCGCATCGTGGCGATGCGCTCCACCTGCACCACGCCATGA
- a CDS encoding GNAT family N-acetyltransferase, whose translation MSGPTMQTADATSTRPGLTLRTGTAADAAALAELGARTFVETYAADNRPEDMAAFMSAVFGAEQQAAELADPASLFVLAEMGGRPAGYALLRWSPPLDCVPGPSPVYLARLYVAREWIGAGVGPALLHASMREAADRGGRTLWLAVWTRNPRAIAFYRKHGLEIVGEDTFQLGRDLQIDHVMSRPIGPAPAGHHGTPERDG comes from the coding sequence ATGAGCGGCCCCACGATGCAAACGGCGGATGCGACCTCCACCCGCCCCGGCCTCACGCTCCGCACGGGCACTGCGGCCGACGCGGCGGCGCTGGCGGAGCTGGGCGCCCGCACGTTCGTGGAGACGTACGCGGCGGACAACCGGCCGGAGGACATGGCGGCGTTCATGTCCGCCGTGTTCGGTGCGGAGCAGCAGGCCGCCGAGCTGGCGGACCCCGCGTCGCTGTTCGTGCTGGCGGAGATGGGCGGCCGGCCCGCGGGATACGCGCTGCTGCGCTGGAGCCCGCCGCTGGACTGCGTGCCCGGACCGAGCCCGGTCTACCTCGCGCGGCTGTACGTGGCGCGCGAGTGGATCGGCGCGGGGGTGGGTCCGGCGCTGCTGCACGCGTCCATGCGGGAGGCGGCGGACCGCGGCGGGCGCACGCTGTGGCTGGCGGTGTGGACGCGAAACCCGCGCGCGATCGCCTTCTACCGCAAGCACGGCCTGGAGATCGTGGGCGAGGACACCTTCCAGCTCGGCAGGGATCTCCAGATCGACCACGTGATGAGCCGCCCCATCGGCCCGGCGCCGGCGGGGCACCACGGCACACCCGAACGGGACGGCTGA
- a CDS encoding DHA2 family efflux MFS transporter permease subunit codes for MQKSIPAPAGIRPQAPARAKAPAAPVQDNRSVIEKYRWLILLGLITAAIMEVLDTTIINVALPQMAGNLGATQQEISWVSTGYILSNVVVLPMTAFFTATFGRRNYLTASIVIFVVASFLCGTSHSLWTLVFWRIVQGAGGAALLSTAQATLRQIFPREQQGLVQAVFLLGVIVAPTLGPTLGGWITDNYTWNWCFFINIPIGIVSAFLVYTFLHDPVTHVRRSGPVDFLGMGLLVTGVGSLQYVLEEGNRDDWFNSPTILRLSILSGVSLAAMLWWELSPRNEHPVVDFRVLKNRQLAASIFLFVALGFGLYGGTFLFPLFTQTLLGFTPTETGLTMMPGGLFTAATALVCGAMLNGKKPLVDARILIALGVSFFVLAMWDLGHLTTAAGEADARLPLMVRGVALGLLFTPINNAAYGALKPSEAQQASGLINLSRQLGGSFGIAILGTYLTTHVQQHRVDLLAYINPYNPAFVQRLQLVTAGISARGVPEALANQTAMKMIEGMVMRQATMLAYNDAWMLILLSFLATAPAILFLRKPSAPAAGVDMH; via the coding sequence ATGCAGAAATCCATTCCCGCGCCCGCGGGCATCCGGCCGCAGGCGCCGGCGAGGGCCAAGGCTCCCGCCGCGCCCGTTCAGGACAACCGGAGCGTGATCGAGAAGTACCGCTGGCTGATCCTGCTGGGCCTGATCACCGCCGCGATCATGGAGGTGCTGGACACCACCATCATCAACGTCGCCCTGCCGCAGATGGCGGGGAACCTGGGCGCCACGCAGCAGGAGATCAGTTGGGTCAGCACCGGCTACATCCTCTCCAACGTCGTCGTCCTCCCCATGACGGCGTTCTTCACGGCCACGTTCGGGCGGCGCAACTATCTCACCGCGTCCATCGTCATCTTCGTGGTCGCGTCGTTCCTGTGCGGGACGTCGCACAGCCTGTGGACGCTGGTGTTCTGGCGCATCGTGCAGGGCGCGGGCGGCGCGGCGCTGCTCTCCACCGCGCAGGCGACGCTGCGGCAGATCTTCCCGCGCGAGCAGCAGGGCCTTGTGCAGGCCGTCTTCCTCCTCGGCGTCATCGTCGCGCCCACGCTGGGGCCCACGCTGGGTGGGTGGATCACGGACAACTACACGTGGAACTGGTGCTTCTTCATCAACATCCCCATCGGCATCGTCTCCGCCTTCCTGGTCTACACCTTCCTGCACGACCCGGTCACGCACGTTCGCCGCTCCGGGCCGGTCGACTTCCTGGGGATGGGGCTGCTCGTCACCGGCGTCGGCTCGCTGCAGTACGTGCTGGAGGAGGGCAACCGCGACGACTGGTTCAACAGCCCCACCATCCTGCGCCTCTCCATCCTCTCCGGCGTATCGCTGGCGGCCATGCTGTGGTGGGAGCTGTCGCCGCGCAACGAGCACCCGGTGGTGGACTTCCGCGTGCTGAAGAACCGGCAGCTCGCCGCGTCCATCTTCCTGTTCGTCGCCCTGGGCTTCGGCCTGTACGGCGGCACGTTCCTCTTCCCGCTCTTCACGCAGACGCTGCTGGGCTTCACGCCCACCGAGACGGGGCTCACCATGATGCCGGGCGGCCTGTTCACCGCCGCCACCGCGCTGGTGTGCGGCGCCATGCTGAACGGCAAGAAGCCGCTGGTGGACGCGCGCATCCTCATCGCGCTGGGGGTGAGCTTCTTCGTGCTCGCCATGTGGGACCTGGGGCACCTGACCACCGCCGCCGGCGAGGCCGACGCGCGGCTGCCGCTGATGGTGCGCGGCGTGGCACTGGGGCTGCTCTTCACGCCCATCAACAACGCCGCCTACGGCGCGCTCAAGCCCAGCGAGGCGCAGCAGGCGTCGGGGCTCATCAACCTGTCGCGGCAGCTCGGCGGCTCGTTCGGCATCGCCATCCTGGGCACGTACCTCACCACCCACGTGCAGCAGCACCGGGTGGACCTGCTGGCGTACATCAACCCGTACAACCCCGCGTTCGTCCAGCGCCTCCAGCTCGTGACCGCGGGCATCTCGGCGCGCGGTGTGCCCGAGGCGCTCGCGAACCAGACGGCGATGAAGATGATCGAGGGAATGGTGATGCGGCAGGCGACCATGCTGGCCTACAACGACGCGTGGATGCTGATCCTCCTCTCCTTCCTCGCCACCGCGCCCGCCATCCTCTTCCTGCGCAAGCCCAGCGCACCCGCGGCCGGTGTGGACATGCACTGA
- a CDS encoding TetR/AcrR family transcriptional regulator: protein MSDVKPGAPDAEAAEENDQDCRRWRRRAEARPGEILDAAMEMFVEKGFAATRMEEIAQRAGVTKGTVYLYYQSKEALFRAVVQDNILPSLEESERHVAEWTGSSADLLGEMVRRWWAVVGRSRLGCVPKLMTSEAANFPELATYYMEEVVYRGRRVFESVLRRGIEGGEFRPDLDVRTAVRVIQSPLLNAAIHMQSLQRFDQEALDIDVFFDVAIDIILRGIAVNGQKDGSDA, encoded by the coding sequence ATGAGCGATGTCAAGCCCGGCGCCCCCGATGCCGAGGCGGCCGAGGAGAACGACCAGGACTGCCGCCGCTGGCGCAGGCGCGCCGAGGCGCGGCCGGGCGAGATCCTGGACGCGGCGATGGAGATGTTCGTGGAGAAGGGCTTCGCCGCCACGCGCATGGAAGAGATCGCCCAGCGCGCGGGGGTGACCAAGGGCACGGTGTACCTCTACTACCAGAGCAAGGAGGCGCTCTTCCGCGCCGTGGTGCAGGACAACATCCTGCCCAGCCTGGAGGAGAGCGAGCGCCACGTGGCCGAGTGGACGGGCAGCAGCGCCGACCTGCTGGGCGAGATGGTGCGGCGCTGGTGGGCGGTGGTGGGGCGGTCGCGCCTGGGCTGCGTGCCCAAGCTGATGACCAGCGAGGCGGCCAACTTCCCCGAGCTGGCCACCTACTACATGGAAGAGGTGGTGTACCGCGGCCGCCGCGTGTTCGAGAGCGTGCTTCGGCGCGGGATCGAGGGCGGTGAGTTCCGGCCGGACCTGGACGTGCGCACCGCGGTGCGGGTGATCCAGTCGCCGCTGCTGAACGCGGCCATCCACATGCAGTCGCTCCAGCGCTTCGACCAGGAAGCGCTGGACATCGACGTCTTCTTCGACGTCGCCATAGACATCATCCTCCGCGGCATCGCGGTGAACGGGCAAAAGGACGGTTCGGATGCGTAA
- a CDS encoding TolC family protein has protein sequence MRKARLFAGAALLAAPHVLNAQEAAPPRVRLSLADAIRLASDTSASVVIGGLRVEEAQARVAQARSVLLPDVTATANVVNQDSNLKDFGFSFPSAPGAEPLPDRAGPVTVYNARPRASQTLYDPAAVVRLRAARAQVPAAGAERDVAVQTAGQRAGTTYLRAERAAATIAARQEDIRIAQELLTLAQAQLRGGIGTGIDVTRAQTQLATAQSAAALARNQLAQANVDLARALGVDPATRFELADGLSADAAASGAEATRAAAVQQALAHRAELRSAEAQLTAAELGQRAIHAERLPRVDVSANYGIDGPQGHIIDTHQVALQVSVPVFDGGRRTARESEQGAVIREIRERSGDIREQVAAEVESALLDISSGAEQQAIAADRLRLAESELSQARERFSNGIAGNVEVINAQSNLIRARDAVIDARFATAEARVNLARAVGMTQTIR, from the coding sequence ATGCGTAAGGCCAGGCTCTTCGCCGGCGCGGCCCTGCTGGCGGCGCCGCACGTTTTGAACGCGCAGGAGGCGGCCCCGCCGCGCGTGCGCCTCTCGCTGGCGGACGCGATCCGCCTGGCGTCCGACACCTCGGCGTCGGTGGTGATCGGCGGGCTGCGGGTGGAGGAGGCACAGGCGCGTGTGGCGCAGGCCCGCTCGGTGCTGCTGCCGGACGTGACGGCCACCGCCAACGTGGTCAACCAGGACAGCAATCTGAAGGACTTCGGGTTCAGCTTCCCGTCGGCCCCCGGCGCGGAGCCGCTGCCGGACCGCGCGGGCCCGGTCACGGTCTACAACGCCCGCCCCCGCGCCTCGCAGACGCTGTACGACCCGGCGGCCGTGGTGCGGCTGCGGGCGGCGCGGGCGCAGGTGCCCGCGGCGGGCGCCGAGCGCGACGTGGCGGTGCAGACGGCGGGACAGCGCGCCGGCACGACGTACCTGCGGGCGGAGCGCGCGGCGGCGACCATCGCCGCGCGGCAGGAGGACATCCGCATCGCGCAGGAGCTGCTGACGCTGGCGCAGGCGCAGCTCCGCGGCGGCATCGGCACGGGCATCGATGTGACGCGGGCGCAGACGCAGCTCGCCACGGCGCAGTCCGCCGCGGCGCTGGCGCGGAACCAGCTGGCGCAGGCCAACGTGGACCTGGCGCGCGCCTTGGGCGTGGACCCGGCCACGCGCTTCGAGCTCGCCGATGGCCTCTCGGCCGACGCGGCGGCTTCCGGCGCCGAGGCGACACGCGCCGCGGCGGTGCAGCAGGCCCTCGCGCACCGCGCGGAGCTGCGCAGCGCCGAAGCGCAGCTCACCGCCGCGGAGCTGGGGCAGCGCGCGATCCACGCGGAGCGGCTTCCGCGGGTGGACGTGTCGGCCAACTACGGCATCGACGGCCCGCAGGGGCACATCATCGACACGCACCAGGTGGCGCTCCAGGTGTCCGTCCCCGTCTTCGACGGCGGCCGCCGCACGGCGCGCGAGAGCGAGCAGGGCGCGGTGATCCGCGAGATCCGCGAGCGCAGCGGCGACATCCGCGAGCAGGTTGCCGCAGAGGTGGAATCGGCCTTGCTCGACATCTCCAGCGGCGCGGAGCAGCAGGCCATCGCCGCCGACCGGCTGCGGCTGGCCGAGTCGGAGCTGTCGCAGGCGCGCGAGCGCTTCAGCAACGGCATCGCCGGCAACGTGGAAGTGATCAACGCGCAGTCCAACCTGATCCGCGCGCGCGACGCGGTGATCGACGCCCGCTTCGCCACGGCGGAGGCACGGGTGAACCTGGCCCGTGCCGTCGGCATGACGCAGACCATCCGTTAA